One Mangifera indica cultivar Alphonso unplaced genomic scaffold, CATAS_Mindica_2.1 Un_0141, whole genome shotgun sequence DNA segment encodes these proteins:
- the LOC123208128 gene encoding pentatricopeptide repeat-containing protein At1g05750, chloroplastic-like, with product MNSPALTATHPQPFLPHKSPFTSPNQTCLPTKTQQSSQQTNKNNTDPTVQWTSSISRHCRNGHLHQAVSEFSRMKLSGVNPNHITFVTLISNCADFPSESSSFGSMIHGLVCKLGLDKNNVKVGTALVEMYAKFGRMDLAKAVFDAVKMKNSFSWNTMIDGYMRNGDMHSAVKVFDESPVRDIVSWTAMVNGFVKGGYVEEALECFREMQISGVELDYVAIIAVLTACADIGTLGLGLWVHRFVLKQDFKDNIRVNNSLIDVYSRCGCIEFARQVFQGMQKRTLVSWNSIIVGLAVNGFAEEALEYFNLMQKEGFNPDGVSFTGALTACSHAGLIDKGLQYFDVMHKAYRISPRIEHYGCLVDLYSRAGRLEDALKVIENMPMKPNGVVLSSLLAACSSLGDITLAERSIKYLVDLDPGVDSNYVLLANMYAAIGRWDGASKIRRTMKSLGIQKKPGISSVEIGSSFYEFVAGDKSHVETEHIYAMLDLLSFDLRLLGYVPETVTSDLYEND from the coding sequence atgaactcCCCAGCCTTGACAGCAACTCACCCCCAACCCTTTCTTCCACACAAAAGCCCTTTTACCTCTCCTAATCAAACTTGTCTCCcaacaaaaacacaacaaaGCTCCCAACAAACCAACAAGAATAACACAGACCCCACAGTCCAATGGACCTCCTCCATATCGCGCCACTGCCGGAACGGCCACTTACACCAAGCTGTTTCGGAATTCTCTCGCATGAAACTATCTGGGGTCAACCCCAATCACATCACTTTCGTCACCCTTATTTCAAATTGCGCTGATTTTCCATCAGAATCTTCGTCTTTTGGTTCTATGATACATGGACTTGTTTGCAAACTGGGCTTGGataaaaataatgtgaaagTCGGAACGGCACTTGTGGAAATGTATGCGAAATTCGGTAGAATGGATTTGGCTAAGGCGGTTTTCGATGCAGTGAAGATGAAGAATTCTTTTTCTTGGAATACGATGATAGATGGTTATATGAGGAATGGAGATATGCACTCTGCAGTTAAAGTGTTTGATGAAAGTCCCGTGAGAGACATAGTATCATGGACTGCGATGGTTAATGGGTTTGTTAAGGGAGGTTATGTTGAGGAAGCATTAGAATGCTTTCGAGAAATGCAGATATCTGGGGTGGAGCTGGATTATGTAGCCATTATCGCTGTACTTACCGCCTGTGCTGACATTGGCACGCTTGGTTTAGGCTTGTGGGTGCATCGTTTTGTTCTAAAGCAAGACTTTAAGGACAATATCAGGGTGAATAATTCGTTGATTGATGTGTATTCTAGATGTGGGTGTATTGAATTTGCTCGTCAAGTTTTTCAGGGGATGCAGAAGCGAACGTTGGTGTCTTGGAACTCCATCATTGTGGGATTAGCTGTTAACGGATTTGCAGAGGAAGCTTTAGAGTATTTCAATTTGATGCAGAAAGAAGGATTCAATCCTGATGGAGTCAGTTTCACTGGAGCACTAACTGCGTGTAGCCATGCTGGTTTAATTGATAAAGGACTCCAGTATTTTGATGTTATGCATAAAGCCTATAGAATCTCTCCCCGGATTGAGCATTACGGATGCTTGGTAGATCTTTACAGTCGAGCAGGGAGACTGGAGGATGCATTGAAAGTCATAGAAAACATGCCCATGAAGCCAAACGGAGTTGTTTTGAGCTCATTGCTGGCTGCATGTAGCAGTCTAGGAGATATTACCTTAGCTGAGAGGTCGATCAAGTACCTCGTTGACTTGGACCCCGGTGTTGATTCCAATTATGTGCTCCTTGCTAATATGTATGCGGCAATTGGGAGATGGGATGGTGCAAGCAAGATTAGGAGGACAATGAAAAGTCTTGGTATACAGAAGAAGCCAGGGATTAGTTCAGTTGAGATTGGGAGTAGCTTCTATGAATTTGTGGCTGGTGATAAGTCCCATGTAGAAACAGAACATATTTATGCGATGCTGGATCTTCTTTCTTTCGATTTAAGATTGCTTGGCTATGTTCCAGAAACTGTGACTAGTGACCTATATGAAAATGATTAA
- the LOC123208127 gene encoding receptor-like kinase TMK3 encodes MGWYTSLYIVLVLCFADVGCSITDPNDFKILNDFQNGLDNPELLKWPAEGDDPCGPPPWPHVFCSDGRVTQIQVQNLGLKGPLPQNFNQLSKLYNIGLQRNKFNGKLPTFSGLSELEFAYLNFNEFDTIPSDFFDGLSSLRVLALDYNPLNKSTGWSIPDSLANSVQLTNLSFVQCNLVGPVPEFLGTLPSLVALKLSYNSLSGEIPASFGQSLMQILWLNDQADGGMTGSIDVVANMISLEQLWLHGNQFRGTIPEDIGALTSLKDLNLNRNQLVGFIPGSLANMKLDNLVLNNNLLNGPIPKFKAGNVSYDSNSFCQSEPGVVCAPDVNALLDFLASMNYPINLVSQWSGNDPCEGPWLGLTCNPNSKVSIINLPRHNLSGTLSPSIANLDSLMEIRLGRNRINGSIPKNFTELKSLRVLDLSDNNVGPPLPEFHDSVKLVIEGNPLLVGTSNHSNAPKSAPFPVSSPPPKSAQSPSAETTPDNTPPSPATHSSFNSSSSSIYVHSQPQSSNRLKLLIVAGIAAIVILVVMVIFVSIYCYKKKKGLEASTSIVVHPRDPSDPENLVKIAVSSSTMGSLSTQTATSSGSTNSGVTENSHVIESGNLVISVQVLRKLTKNFAQENEVGRGGFGTVYKGELEDGTKIAVKRMEAGVMTSKAVDEFQAEIGVLSKVRHRHLVSLLGYSIEGSERLLVYEYLPHGALSRHLFHWKDLKLEPLSWMRRLTIALDVARGMEYLHNLARQTFIHRDLKSSNILLDDDFRAKVSDFGLVKLAPDGEKSVATRLAGTFGYLAPEYAVMGKITTKVDVFSYGVVLMELLTGLTALDEERSEESRYLAEWFLRMKSSKEKLMAAIDPALEANDETFESIAIMAELAGHCTAREPYHRPDMGHAVNVLAPLVEKWKPTVDESDCYSGIDYSLPLPQMLKVWQEAETQEISYNSLEDSKGSIPARPAGFADSFTSSDGR; translated from the exons ATGGGGTGGTATACAAGCCTCTACATTGTTCTTGTTTTGTGTTTTGCTGATGTGGGTTGTAGTATTACTGATCCCAATGACTTCAAAATTCTGAATGATTTCCAGAATGGTTTGGATAATCCAGAGCTCTTGAAGTGGCCGGCTGAAGGGGATGATCCTTGTGGCCCTCCTCCATGGCCACATGTGTTTTGTTCTGATGGTAGAGTTACTCAAATTCAAGTCCAAAATCTAGGTCTCAAAGGCCCTCTGCCTCAAAACTTCAACCAGCTCTCAAAACTCTACAATATAGGCCTCCAACGAAACAAGTTTAATGGTAAATTGCCCACCTTTAGTGGCTTGTCAGAACTGGAGTTTGCTTACTTAAATTTCAATGAATTTGATACAATTCCATCTGATTTTTTTGATGGACTTAGCAGTCTACGTGTCTTGGCTTTGGATTATAATCCTTTGAACAAGAGCACTGGTTGGTCTATTCCTGATAGTTTGGCAAATTCAGTTCAGTTAACAAATCTTTCTTTCGTACAGTGCAATTTGGTTGGGCCAGTGCCTGAATTTTTAGGCACATTGCCATCTCTAGTGGCCCTGAAATTGTCTTACAATAGCTTATCTGGTGAAATTCCGGCGAGTTTTGGTCAGTCTTTGATGCAGATTTTGTGGTTGAATGATCAAGCTGATGGTGGCATGACTGGTTCAATTGATGTTGTTGCCAACATGATTTCTTTGGAACAGCTATGGCTTCATGGAAACCAGTTCAGGGGGACTATTCCGGAGGATATTGGAGCTTTAACTTCGTTGAAAGATCTAAATCTGAATAGGAACCAACTTGTTGGGTTTATTCCCGGGAGCTTGGCCAATATGAAACTGGATAACTTGGTGTTGAACAATAATCTGCTTAATGGTCCAATACCAAAGTTTAAGGCTGGTAATGTTTCTTACGATTCTAATTCCTTTTGTCAATCTGAGCCTGGGGTGGTATGTGCCCCAGATGTGAATGCATTGTTGGATTTTCTCGCTAGTATGAATTACCCTATAAATCTTGTTTCTCAGTGGTCAGGTAATGATCCATGTGAAGGGCCATGGTTGGGGTTGACTTGCAATCCTAATTCGAAGGtttctattattaatttgcCTAGACATAATCTTAGTGGTACTCTTAGTCCTTCTATTGCAAATTTAGATTCACTGATGGAAATTAGGCTTGGAAGGAACAGAATAAATGGTTCCATTCCTAAGAATTTCACAGAATTGAAATCTTTGAGGGTCTTGGATTTAAGTGATAACAATGTAGGACCTCCATTGCCTGAATTTCATGACAGCGTGAAGCTTGTGATTGAGGGAAATCCTCTTTTGGTCGGTACTAGCAACCATAGTAATGCGCCCAAGAGTGCACCTTTCCCTGTTAGTAGCCCACCCCCCAAGAGTGCACAATCTCCATCAGCCGAAACCACACCTGATAACACTCCACCATCCCCAGCTACACACTCAAGCTTCAACTCATCTAGTTCTTCTATCTATGTACATTCACAACCTCAAAGTTCCAATAGATTGAAGCTGCTAATTGTGGCTGGAATAGCAGCCATTGTGATTCTGGTTGTAATGGTGATTTTTGTGTCTATATATTGctataagaagaagaagggtTTGGAGGCTTCTACTTCCATTGTGGTTCACCCTAGAGACCCATCTGACCCTGAAAATTTGGTTAAGATTGCAGTTTCAAGTAGCACCATGGGAAGTTTATCCACCCAAACTGCAACTAGTTCTGGAAGTACTAACAGTGGTGTAACTGAGAACTCACATGTGATTGAATCTGGGAATCTGGTCATTTCTGTTCAAGTTCTCCGCAAGTTGACCAAGAATTTTGCGCAAGAAAATGAGGTTGGTCGTGGTGGATTTGGAACTGTTTATAAGGGTGAATTGGAAGATGGAACAAAAATAGCAGTCAAGAGAATGGAGGCCGGGGTGATGACCAGTAAAGCTGTTGACGAATTTCAGGCTGAAATAGGTGTTCTTTCTAAGGTTCGCCACCGTCATTTGGTATCTCTTCTGGGTTATTCAATTGAAGGCAGTGAGAGGCTTCTAGTCTATGAGTACCTGCCTCATGGTGCTCTAAGCAGACATCTATTCCATTGGAAGGACCTGAAATTGGAGCCTTTGTCATGGATGAGGAGGCTTACCATTGCGCTGGATGTTGCTAGAGGAATGGAGTATCTTCATAATCTTGCCCGCCAGACATTCATACACCGAGATCTCAAATCTTCTAACATTCTCTTGGACGATGACTTCCGGGCAAAAGTTTCAGATTTTGGCTTGGTGAAACTTGCTCCAGATGGCGAGAAGTCTGTGGCGACTAGGCTTGCTGGGACATTTGGTTACCTTGCACCTGAATACGCAG TGATGGGGAAGATTACAACAAAGGTAGATGTGTTCAGCTACGGAGTTGTGTTGATGGAACTTTTGACAGGGTTGACAGCACTTGATGAGGAACGCTCAGAGGAAAGCCGATACTTGGCAGAGTGGTTCTTGCGAATGAAATCAAGCAAAGAGAAACTTATGGCTGCCATTGATCCAGCTCTGGAAGCAAATGATGAAACCTTCGAGAGCATTGCCATCATGGCCGAACTGGCTGGACATTGCACTGCAAGGGAGCCATACCATCGGCCTGACATGGGCCATGCAGTCAATGTACTTGCCCCACTGGTTGAGAAGTGGAAACCAACTGTTGATGAATCAGATTGTTACTCTGGAATTGATTACAGTCTTCCACTTCCCCAGATGTTGAAGGTTTGGCAGGAAGCTGAAACCCAAGAAATCAGCTATAACAGTCTGGAGGACAGCAAAGGAAGCATACCAGCAAGGCCTGCTGGGTTTGCTGACTCCTTCACTTCTTCGGATGGCCGATGA
- the LOC123208129 gene encoding LOW QUALITY PROTEIN: histone deacetylase 8-like (The sequence of the model RefSeq protein was modified relative to this genomic sequence to represent the inferred CDS: deleted 1 base in 1 codon), with amino-acid sequence MAASANCIDVFWHDGMMSHDTGKGVFDTGMDPGFLDVLEKHPENSDRVKNMLSILQRGPISPFISWHSGRPALSSELLSFHTQEYIDELIEADKAGGKAVCTGTFLNPGSWDAALLAAGTTLSAMKHILDGHGKIAYALVRPPGHHAQPTQADGYCFLNNAGLAVQLALDSGCAKVVVIDIDVHYGNGTAEGFYQSNEVLTISLHMNHGSWGPSHPQNGSIDELGEGEGFGYNLNIPLPNGTGDRGYAYAMTELVVPAIQKFEPDMLVLVVGQDSSAFDPNGRQCLTMDGYREIGKIVHNLATRHSGGRLLIVQEGGYHVTYSAYCLHATLEGVLDLPLPLLPDPIAYYPEDEAFSVKVIESIKQYQKDVIPFLKGT; translated from the exons ATGGCTGCCTCAGCTAATTGCATAGATGTATTTTGGCACGATGGAATGATGAGCCACGACACTGGAAAAGGCGTATTCGACACTGGAATGGACCCTGGTTTTCTTGACGTTTTAGAAAAACACCCGGAGAACTCGGACAGAGTCAAGAACATGTTGTCTATTCTCCAAAGAGGACCCATATCTCCTTTCATCTCTTGGCACTCTGGACGACCTGCTCTCTCCTCTGAATTGCTTTCTTTTCACACCCAGG aatacATAGATGAACTAATTGAGGCAGATAAAGCTGGTGGGAAGGCGGTCTGTACTGGAACTTTCCTGAACCCTGGCTCATGGGATGCTGCCCTTCTTGCTGCAGGTACTACGTTATCAGCAATGAAGCATATCCTTGATGGGCATGGAAAAATTGCTTATGCATTGGTGAGGCCTCCCGGCCATCATGCTCAGCCTACTCAAGCTGATGGATACTGCTTTCTCAATAATGCTGGTTTAGCAGTACAGTTGGCTTTAGATTCTGGGTGTGCAAAAGTGGTTGTTATAGACATTGATGTTCATTATGGAAATGGGACGGCTGAGGGGTTTTATCAATCTAATGAAGTTCTTACAATCTCCCTTCATATGAATCATGGCTCTTGGGGTCCTTCTCATCCACAGAATGGATCTATTGATGAGCTTGGTGAAGGTGAAGGGTTTGgctataatttaaatatacctCTACCGAATGGGACAGGGGACAGGGGATATGCATATGCCATGACCGAGTTAGTTGTCCCAGCTATTCAGAAGTTTGAGCCTGATATGCTAGTTTTGGTTGTTGGCCAGGATTCAAGTGCT TTTGATCCAAATGGAAGGCAATGCTTGACAATGGATGGTTATAGAGAGATTGGAAAGATAGTTCATAACCTAGCAACTAGGCACAGT GGTGGTCGGCTCCTTATTGTGCAAGAAGGTGGATATCATGTTACTTACTCAGCCTATTGTCTTCATGCAACACTTGAAGGTGTGCTTGACCTTCCACTTCCTCTGTTGCCTGATCCCATTGCATATTACCCTGAGGATGAAGCTTTTTCTGTAAAAGTTATCGAATCCATTAAACAGTACCAAAAAGATGTCATACCATTTTTGAAGGGAACTTGA
- the LOC123208131 gene encoding pentatricopeptide repeat-containing protein At4g20770-like has product MSTPHNLVPLFARLLDRIYSTKQLDKLKQIHAQIITNGICSHRFIRNKLVSSYASCHQMQEANLLFSLTNHQPTFLFNSLIRAYASLQQFSLSLSFFRQMVLARKPFDAFTFPSVLKSCAGLLALKLGKQVHGVVIVNGYLMNLANSNALINMYSKCGDVGSAYKVFDQSPERNEISWSAMMAGFGMHGKFEKVFELFERMISEGMVPDGVTFVTVLTVCSHGGKVEKGKEYWKMIEEGRFGVRAMLEHYTCMVDMLGRAGLVEEAEKLIMGMDVAADEALWRSLLGASRIHGKVEVAQRVEQKIRGGWT; this is encoded by the coding sequence ATGTCCACCCCACATAACCTCGTACCATTATTTGCCCGCCTCTTAGACCGCATCTACTCCACAAAGCAACTTGACAAACTCAAACAAATCCACGCTCAAATCATCACCAATGGCATTTGCTCCCATAGGTTCATTCGCAACAAACTTGTCTCCTCCTACGCTTCCTGCCACCAAATGCAAGAAGCCAATCTCCTCTTCTCTCTCACTAACCATCAGCCCACTTTCCTCTTCAACTCTCTCATCCGCGCCTACGCTTCTCTCCAACAATTCTCTCTTTCCCTCTCCTTTTTTCGCCAAATGGTCCTCGCTCGAAAACCATTCGACGCTTTCACCTTCCCTTCCGTCCTCAAATCCTGCGCCGGATTATTAGCTTTAAAACTTGGTAAACAAGTCCATGGAGTTGTTATCGTCAATGGGTATCTCATGAATTTAGCAAATTCAAATGCATTGATAAACATGTACTCAAAGTGCGGTGATGTAGGCAGTGCATATAAGGTATTCGATCAAAGTCCTGAGAGAAATGAGATATCGTGGTCGGCGATGATGGCGGGGTTTGGGATGCAtgggaaatttgaaaaagtgtTTGAGTTATTTGAAAGAATGATAAGTGAAGGAATGGTGCCGGATGGAGTGACGTTTGTGACGGTGCTGACGGTGTGTAGCCATGGAGGGAAAGTGGAGAAGGGGAAGGAGTATTGGAAGATGATTGAGGAGGGAAGGTTTGGGGTGAGGGCAATGTTAGAGCATTACACTTGTATGGTGGATATGTTGGGGAGGGCGGGGCTAGTGGAGGAAGCTGAGAAGTTAATAATGGGGATGGATGTTGCGGCGGATGAGGCCTTGTGGCGGTCGTTGTTGGGGGCTTCTAGAATTCATGGGAAAGTGGAGGTTGCTCAGAGAGTGGAACAAAAAATTCGAGGCGGTTGGACATAG